The following proteins are co-located in the Pyricularia oryzae 70-15 chromosome 1, whole genome shotgun sequence genome:
- a CDS encoding fatty acid synthase S-acetyltransferase, variant — MGTGINQDGKTPGITMPSGEAQEKLINQVYNNFGLDPMDCGYVEAHGTGTKVGDPIEATALHNALGQGRTAADPLFIGSVKSNIGHLEAASGLAGVIKAALMLERGFILPNHDFKKPNPKIPWKQWHMTVARSQRPWPRGKKYISVNNFGFGGTNAHVVLAKAPFTADTTVAAQLQNNDSRKPKQTKKLIVLTANDKDSLAGVMKKLVIYLEQRPEVFQADLMRNVAYTLGQRRSHLQWRLAVPVSTSFELVDTLNSGKVVSAKMQPEAPRIGFVFTGQGAQWHGMGRELYDSYPVYAAAMDRADAKLKELGATWSLLEELSKDGKTSKVSEAHISQPACTAVQLAITDLLKSWGVVPVAVAGHSSGEICAAYAAGIINFDSAVAIAYHRGRLIPVLKSRHPDLAGGMMAVGGSESDMQPMIDAVKRKQQEVRIACFNSPSSLTISGDASVLNDLERVIEEEQPEMFRRKLQVDVAYHSHHMNLVADEYRDSIEHLSKPRNTDVQFHSSLFGKRVEGYKCTASYWVENLTCPVRFSEALSGMLEAKPEDGVSTLIEIGPHSALQGPIKQILAAAGRPKLPYASALVRNKDAVDTALDLAGNLFMKGAFLNMDAVNFPSHLHAPATSTIPLNLHTSAAKQPTLLTDLPRYVWNHSSKYWHESRMTEMHKFRKFPRNDLIGVEAIYSTDVEPTWRNIVALDDLPWLRHHRIQSLTIFPFSGFVAMALEAAAQQALKREAKYDRFELRRVVVSKPLAMGDGDVEMDISLRPHSDSQKHQAGWRQFRIASWTKNGGWAEHCTGEVAALSDDDNEVDGERQKQAIRRRVEAASTMGEDAVDVAEVDMYNCLEDLGVTFGAAFQGVKACKASNTKASADIVATDIAVDMPNHYMTESVLHPSVLESLVQMYWPILGAGRTSPDTVYLPSSVGKVSISREVTAHTNAPGKTIRAFGKAEFAQPCEEPRATSVSVMATTQDGQLLVEIEDLKVAPIIDGEGETDSSTPRELCYKLEWEQVLKPALVNGTPADSNTLPEAEIVIVHGDTAFQHTLARALADIIEKATSTSPVAMGTLGHIETEGKVCIVLTEIDMPFLADPTEQQFEAVQKLIGSVQGLLWVVRGAYDKATSPDSNMVCGLSRSVRSETLLPFATLDLDSIEASTAHVSKSILDVFKIAFNGGLSATKEMEFMERGGKLFTPRILDDAETNAYVHKRTNPDILEKQPFAQEGRQLKMVGGKTLHFVDATIDTLGADEVEIEVKAVGVNASDAQQLAKSTAESPAPVGSEAAGIVTRVGANVTSVKKGDRVAALTLSSGAYSTVTRASAANTIPIPQAMDFSQAATLPFAYVTAHHALEQARLSSGQSVLIHSAASAVGQAAVCLAQLRDAEVFVTVSSAAEKKLIMTKFSVSEDRIFYNRGVGFGSAIREATAGEGVDVVISIRSDAEVVRESWDCLDRFGCLVNVSEGSSRLDLSTDGRPSNASFVNVDIQCLAAERPAILKRLVDSVAKLVGQGQATPVEATVFAVSEVQDALKSASKTSCGKSVVVLGADDMVMATPSKVTKKILRSDGTYLLIGGTGGLGRSMAKWMVDNGAGNVVLLSRSGSATGQVKQLIDAASEAGSQVIVKRCDVANKASVDELFKGLSDLPPVRGIVHGAMVLRDVLFEKMAYTDYTTVIESKVAGAWNFHHALAANSCPVDFFIAISSAAGAVGNRGQAAYAAANTFLNALVQHRLAAGLPAASLDLTAVSDAGYLADGDAERAAEVAKNLGADSTICEAEVLALIGACIEGKTNVCNGHVITGMRIPPTPTKPFWATDAKFKTLRLTAEAAELAANGGDSATASLSPGAAVKAATSLAEAEEAVCAGLVDKISSVLMMEADEIDVTRSLTHYPLDSLVAIEIRNFITREFEANMQVLELLSSGSVQTLTKAVCKKSKLCVGLS, encoded by the exons ATGGGTACTGGTATCAACCAAGACGGCAAGACGCCTGGTATCACCATGCCCAGTGGCGAGGCACAAG AGAAACTTATCAACCAGGTTTACAACAACTTTGGTCTAGACCCTATGGACTGTGGCTACGTCGAGGCCCACGGTACCGGTACCAAGGTCGGTGATCCGATCGAGGCCACCGCTCTACACAACGCTCTCGGTCAGGGCAGGACGGCAGCTGATCCACTCTTTATCGGATCGGTCAAATCGAACATTGGCCATTTGGAGGCTGCATCAGGTTTGGCTGGTGTCATCAAGGCTGCACTCATGCTTGAGCGTGGTTTCATTCTTCCCAACCACGACTTCAAAAAGCCAAACCCAAAGATTCCCTGGAAGCAATGGCACATGACGGTGGCTAGAAGCCAAAGGCCTTGGCCCCGTGGCAAGAAATACATCTCGGTCAACAACTTTGGTTTTGGTGGTACCAATGCCCACGTCGTCCTCGCCAAGGCTCCTTTCACCGCCGATACTACAGTTGCAGCACAGCTTCAAAATAATGACTCGCGAAAACCCAAGCAgaccaagaagctgattgTTCTTACGGCCAACGACAAAGATTCCCTCGCCGGTGTCATGAAGAAGCTGGTCATCTACCTGGAGCAACGGCCCGAAGTCTTCCAGGCCGACTTGATGAGAAACGTCGCTTACACCCTTGGCCAAAGGCGCTCGCATCTGCAATGGAGGCTTGCGGTTCCCGTGTCAACCTCATTCGAGCTTGTTGATACGCTAAACTCGGGCAAGGTTGTATCGGCCAAGATGCAGCCAGAGGCCCCCAGGATAGGATTCGTGTTTACAGGTCAAGGCGCTCAGTGGCACGGTATGGGCCGTGAGCTCTATGACTCTTACCCGGTCTATGCGGCCGCCATGGACCGTGCCGATGCTAAACTCAAGGAGCTCGGTGCTACATGGTCGTTGCTGGAGGAGCTGAGCAAAGATGGCAAGACTTCCAAGGTGTCCGAGGCACACATCAGTCAGCCCGCATGCACAGCCGTGCAGTTGGCCATCACGGACCTTCTCAAATCCTGGGGCGTGGTACCCGTCGCCGTTGCCGGCCACTCGTCTGGTGAGATTTGCGCCGCCTATGCCGCCGGCATCATCAACTTTGACTCGGCCGTCGCCATCGCTTACCACAGGGGTCGGCTGATTCCCGTGCTCAAGTCCCGGCACCCCGACCTTGCCGGTGGTATGATGGCCGTCGGTGGGTCCGAATCCGATATGCAGCCCATGATCGATGCTGTCAAGCGCAAACAGCAAGAGGTTCGCATCGCCTGCTTCAACAGTCCTTCCAGTCTGACCATCTCTGGTGATGCCTCGGTCCTGAATGACCTCGAGCGCGTCATCGAGGAGGAGCAGCCTGAAATGTTCCGCCGCAAGCTGCAGGTTGACGTTGCCTACCACTCGCACCACATGAACCTCGTGGCCGATGAGTACCGCGATTCGATTGAGCACCTTTCCAAGCCGAGGAACACGGACGTGCAATTCCACTCTTCTCTATTTGGCAAGCGTGTCGAGGGCTACAAGTGTACTGCTTCGTACTGGGTTGAGAATCTGACCTGCCCCGTCCGCTTCTCCGAGGCcctcagcggcatgctcgaGGCCAAGCCCGAGGACGGTGTCAGCACCCTTATCGAGATTGGTCCTCACTCGGCTCTTCAAGGTCCCATCAAGCAGATCCTCGCCGCTGCTGGTCGCCCCAAGCTCCCCTACGCTTCGGCTTTGGTCCGCAACAAGGATGCCGTCGACACGGCCCTTGACCTGGCTGGTAACCTCTTCATGAAGGGTGCATTCCTCAACATGGATGCTGTCAACTTCCCCAGCCACCTCCACGCCCCGGCTACTTCGACCATTCCGTTGAACCTGCACACTTCGGCCGCCAAGCAGCCCACACTGCTCACCGATCTCCCGCGCTATGTGTGGAACCATTCGTCCAAATACTGGCACGAGTCGCGCATGACCGAGATGCACAAGTTCCGCAAGTTCCCGCGCAACGATCTTATTGGTGTCGAGGCCATCTACTCTACCGATGTTGAGCCTACATGGCGCAACATTGTGGCTCTCGATGACCTGCCGTGGCTGAGGCACCACCGCATCCAGTCTCTGACCATCTTTCCCTTTTCCGGCTTCGTGGCCATGGCCCTCGAGGCTGCAGCCCAACAGGCTCTGAAGAGAGAGGCCAAGTACGACAGGTTCGAGCTGCGCCGAGTTGTCGTCTCCAAGCCGTTGGCCATGGGAGACGGCGACGTTGAGATGGACATCAGCCTCAGGCCACACTCCGACTCCCAGAAGCACCAGGCCGGATGGAGGCAGTTCCGCATTGCCAGCTGGACCAAGAACGGTGGCTGGGCCGAGCACTGCACTGGAGAGGTTGCCGCCTTGTCAGACGACGACAACGAAGTTGACGGCGAGCGTCAAAAGCAGGCTATTCGTCGCAGGGTAGAAGCTGCTTCCACCATGGGCGAGGATGCCGTCGACGTTGCCGAGgtcgacatgtacaactgtCTGGAAGATCTGGGCGTGACATTTGGTGCTGCCTTCCAGGGCGTCAAGGCATGCAAGGCTTCCAACACAAAGGCATCTGCCGATATCGTTGCCACCGACATTGCTGTCGATATGCCAAACCACTACATGACCGAGTCGGTGTTGCACCCCAGTGTGCTCGAGTCTCTGGTCCAGATGTACTggcccatccttggcgcCGGTCGCACATCTCCCGACACAGTCTACCTGCCATCCTCTGTTGGCAAGGTCTCCATCTCGCGCGAGGTGACAGCTCACACCAACGCTCCTGGCAAGACGATTCGCGCTTTTGGCAAGGCAGAGTTCGCCCAGCCCTGCGAGGAGCCCCGTGCCACCAGCGTCTCTGTCATGGCCACCACCCAGGACGGCCAGCTCCTCGTCGAGATTGAGGACCTCAAGGTTGCGCCCATCATCGACGGTGAGGGTGAGACCGACTCTAGCACCCCGCGTGAGCTTTGCTACAAGCTCGAGTGGGAGCAGGTTCTGAAGCCCGCCCTCGTCAACGGTACCCCTGCCGACTCCAACACGCTGCCCGAGGCCGAGATTGTCATTGTACATGGTGACACCGCCTTCCAGCACACCCTTGCCCGCGCACTGGCCGATATTATCGAAAAGGCCACATCTACTTCGCCTGTGGCAATGGGCACACTTGGCCACATCGAGACCGAGGGCAAGGTCTGCATCGTCTTGACCGAGATTGACATGCCTTTCCTTGCCGACCCTACGGAGCAGCAGTTTGAAGCCGTGCAGAAGCTCATCGGCTCTGTTCAGGGTCTCCTCTGGGTTGTGCGTGGGGCTTACGACAAGGCAACCTCTCCCGACTCCAACATGGTCTGTGGTCTTTCTCGTTCGGTCAGGTCAGAGACTCTGCTGCCGTTTGCGACACTCGACCTGGATTCCATCGAGGCTTCCACCGCCCACGTTTCCAAGTCCATCCTGGACGTGTTCAAGATCGCCTTCAATGGTGGTTTGAGCGCAACCAAGGAGATGGAGTTTATGGAGCGTGGAGGCAAGCTCTTCACCCCCAGGATCCTGGATGATGCAGAGACGAACGCCTACGTGCACAAGCGCACCAACCCCGACATCCTCGAGAAGCAGCCGTTTGCCCAAGAGGGTCGCCAGCTGAAGATGGTTGGTGGCAAGACGCTGCACTTTGTCGACGCCACGATCGACACTCTCGGCGCTGACGAGGTCGAGATTGAGGTCAAGGCTGTGGGTGTCAACGCCAGTGATGCTCAGCAACTGGCCAAGAGCACTGCCGAGTCGCCTGCTCCTGTTGGATCCGAGGCAGCTGGTATTGTCACCCGGGTCGGCGCCAATGTCACCTCCGTCAAGAAGGGTGATCGCGTTGCCGCACTGACCCTCTCCAGCGGTGCTTACTCGACCGTCACACGAGCCTCTGCCGCCAACACCATCCCGATCCCTCAGGCTATGGACTTTTCCCAGGCTGCGACGTTGCCCTTTGCCTATGTGACCGCCCACCACGCTCTTGAGCAGGCTAGGCTTTCATCGGGCCAGAGCGTCCTCATCCACTCTGCTGCCAGTGCTGTTGGCCAAGCTGCCGTCTGCCTCGCCCAGCTCCGCGACGCCGAGGTGTTTGTCACCGTGTCCTCTGCTGCCGAGAAGAAGCTGATCATGACCAAGTTCTCCGTGTCTGAGGACCGCATCTTTTACAACCGCGGCGTAGGCTTTGGATCAGCTATCCGAGAAGCAACTGCCGGTGAGGGTGTAGATGTTGTCATTTCCATCCGATCAGACGCCGAGGTTGTTCGTGAGAGCTGGGACTGCCTGGATCGATTCGGCTGTCTTGTCAACGTCTCTGAAGGATCGTCTCGTCTCGATCTGAGCACTGATGGTCGACCAAGCAACGCATCGTTTGTCAACGTTGACATTCAATGCCTTGCTGCCGAGCGCCCTGCCATTCTCAAGAGGCTGGTTGACAGTGTTGCCAAGTTGGTTGGTCAGGGCCAGGCTACTCCTGTAGAGGCCACCGTCTTTGCTGTGTCTGAGGTTCAAGATGCTCTCAAGAGCGCCAGCAAGACATCCTGTGGAAAGTCGGTGGTTGTTCTGGGCGCTGACGACATGGTAATG GCCACACCCTCCAAGGTCACCAAGAAGATTCTCCGCTCCGACGGCACCTACCTGCTCATCGGTGGAACTGGTGGTCTCGGTCGCAGCATGGCCAAGTGGATGGTCGACAACGGTGCCGGCAATGTCGTCCTTCTCTCCCGTAGCGGTTCGGCCACCGGACAAGTCAAGCAGCTGATCGATGCCGCAAGCGAGGCCGGATCCCAGGTGATTGTCAAGCGCTGCGATGTTGCCAACAAGGCTAGCGTCGACGAGCTGTTCAAGGGACTGAGTGATCTGCCTCCAGTCCGAGGTATTGTTCACGGAGCCATGGTTTTGAGG GATGTCCTCTTTGAGAAAATGGCATACACCGATTACACCACCGTCATCGAGTCCAAGGTCGCTGGCGCCTGGAACTTCCACCACGCCCTGGCTGCCAACTCTTGCCCCGTCGACTTCTTCATCGCCATCTCATCCGCAGCCGGTGCCGTCGGCAACAGAGGTCAGGCCGCATATGCGGCCGCCAACACGTTCCTCAACGCCTTGGTGCAGCACCGCCTTGCCGCAGGTCTGCCCGCCGCGTCTTTGGACCTGACTGCCGTTTCGGATGCTGGATACCTCGCCGACGGTGACGCCGAGCGTGCTGCAGAGGTGGCCAAGAACCTGGGTGCCGACAGTACAATCTGCGAGGCCGAGGTCTTGGCTCTCATCGGGGCTTGCATCGAGGGCAAGACGAACGTCTGCAACGGTCACGTCATCACTGGTATGCGCATCCCGCCCACGCCTACCAAGCCTTTCTGGGCCACGGATGCCAAGTTCAAGACGCTGCGGTTGACcgccgaggcggccgagCTGGCGGCAAACGGAGGCGACTCTGCCACGGCGTCGCTATCGCCAGGTGCAGCAGTCAAGGCCGCAACGTcgctggccgaggcggaggaggcggTCTGCGCAGGCCTGGTCGACAAGATCTCGTCGGTGCTCATGATGGAGGCGGACGAGATTGACGTGACCAGGAGCTTGACGCACTACCCGCTCGACTCGCTGGTGGCCATTGAGATTCGCAACTTTATCACGCGGGAGTTCGAGGCCAACATGCAAGTGTTGGAGCTGTTGAGCAGTGGAAGCGTGCAGACGCTGACCAAGGCAGTCTGCAAGAAGAGCAAGCTTTGTGTTGGGTTGAGCtag